A genomic region of Fibrobacter succinogenes contains the following coding sequences:
- the gyrA gene encoding DNA gyrase subunit A, giving the protein MSEEMVPGSQFKSLVEQDMQDCYLRYSMSVIVARALPDARDGFKPVHRRVMYSMHKLGVVPNKGTVKSARIVGDVIGKYHPHGDSAVYETLARMAQDFSLRYPLVFGQGNFGSIDGDSPAAMRYTEAKMNNLGALMLEDLEKDTVDMGPNYDESLEEPLVLPSALPNMIVNGTSGIAVGMATNMAPHNLREVGAAIHAMAENPDITGEELMDYVKGPDFPTGAIVCGRSGIREAYLTGHGRVRVRARTEIETDSKGKPRIIVTEIPYMVNKAELCKKIADLVRDKRVDGITDIRDESSRDIRIVIELRRDAVGEVVLNNLFKYTQLQTTFSIYNLALVNNLPKLLTLKDLLQVYIDHRLDVITRATQFDLKKAEARLHIIEGLRIATQNIDEVVRIIRQSKTTEIAKQSLQDRFSLDEIQSQAIVDMRLAQLVGLNIEKLEAEYNELIATVADLKDILAKRERRIAIMLEKLDAVVAKYGDERRTTIGEAIDDSDDEDLIAEEEQVITLSKEGYIRRLPIDTFKAQNRGGKGIIGAGLKDEDNVEQIFTASTHSYLLVFTNKGRVYWTKVYRLPEGARNGKGRPIVNFVALTEGEKVQAIVPVRKFGGYFCLVFATKKGIINKMDLTLFSRPRKAGVNAISLDEDDELVKVQLVGMSAEEFEASKNASDDDSAEAVENAAEAQAADGSTGSPTDASEEESGDAEDFANRPIPKDLLMIATKNGQAVTFPISCFRAMGRGTHGVKGITLAEGDEVISLLWLKAGNKILTITEKGYGKRSEPGSYRVTRRGSKGVRNLNVTDKIGAAVFVESVADDYDLIITSKDGQVIRIKAADIRLTGRNAQGVKAITLRDGDVVKDATALPSVEDIEQDSADAKETFDKVKGVEVDDDSVVKDDAEKQEVGPTETEE; this is encoded by the coding sequence ATGTCAGAAGAAATGGTACCTGGATCGCAGTTTAAGAGTCTTGTCGAACAAGACATGCAGGACTGCTATCTTCGCTACTCGATGAGCGTTATTGTCGCTCGTGCATTGCCGGATGCTCGCGATGGCTTTAAGCCGGTGCACCGCCGTGTGATGTACAGTATGCACAAGTTGGGCGTGGTTCCGAACAAGGGAACGGTCAAGTCCGCCCGTATCGTGGGTGATGTTATCGGTAAGTACCACCCGCATGGTGATTCTGCTGTTTATGAAACTTTAGCCCGTATGGCGCAGGACTTTTCTCTGCGTTATCCGTTGGTGTTTGGTCAGGGTAACTTCGGTTCTATTGACGGTGACAGCCCGGCTGCCATGCGTTACACCGAAGCTAAGATGAATAACCTTGGCGCCCTCATGCTCGAAGATCTTGAAAAAGATACGGTCGACATGGGCCCGAACTACGACGAATCTCTCGAAGAACCGTTGGTGCTTCCGTCTGCACTTCCGAACATGATTGTGAACGGAACGTCGGGTATTGCTGTGGGTATGGCTACGAACATGGCTCCGCACAACTTGCGCGAAGTTGGTGCCGCCATTCATGCCATGGCCGAAAATCCTGATATTACCGGTGAAGAATTGATGGACTACGTGAAGGGTCCGGACTTCCCGACCGGTGCTATTGTCTGTGGACGTTCTGGCATTCGCGAAGCTTACCTCACAGGGCATGGTCGCGTTCGCGTTCGCGCCCGTACCGAAATTGAAACGGATTCTAAGGGTAAGCCGCGCATTATCGTGACGGAAATCCCGTACATGGTGAACAAGGCGGAACTCTGCAAGAAGATTGCAGACCTTGTTCGCGACAAGCGTGTTGACGGCATTACGGACATCCGCGATGAATCGAGCCGCGACATCCGCATTGTGATTGAACTCCGCCGTGATGCAGTTGGCGAAGTTGTCTTGAATAACTTGTTCAAGTACACTCAGTTGCAGACGACGTTTAGCATTTACAACTTGGCGCTCGTCAATAACCTCCCGAAGCTCCTTACGCTCAAGGATCTTTTGCAGGTTTACATTGACCACCGCCTCGATGTGATTACGCGTGCCACGCAGTTTGATTTGAAGAAGGCTGAAGCTCGCCTCCACATCATTGAAGGCTTGCGTATTGCAACGCAGAACATCGATGAAGTGGTGAGAATTATTCGCCAGAGCAAGACGACTGAAATTGCAAAGCAGAGCTTGCAGGATCGCTTCTCGCTCGACGAAATTCAGTCCCAGGCCATCGTTGACATGCGCCTTGCTCAGTTGGTCGGCTTGAACATCGAAAAGTTGGAAGCCGAATACAACGAACTCATTGCAACGGTCGCTGACTTGAAGGACATCTTGGCAAAGCGCGAACGCCGCATTGCCATCATGCTCGAAAAGCTCGATGCCGTTGTGGCCAAGTATGGCGATGAACGCCGCACAACGATTGGCGAAGCTATTGACGATAGCGATGACGAAGACCTCATTGCCGAAGAAGAACAGGTCATCACGCTCAGCAAGGAAGGCTACATCCGTCGCTTGCCGATTGATACGTTCAAGGCCCAGAACCGCGGTGGTAAAGGTATTATCGGTGCAGGCCTCAAGGACGAAGACAACGTGGAACAGATCTTCACGGCTAGCACGCACAGCTACTTGCTCGTGTTTACGAACAAGGGCCGCGTTTACTGGACGAAGGTCTACCGCTTGCCGGAAGGCGCCCGCAATGGCAAGGGCCGCCCGATTGTGAACTTTGTGGCGCTCACGGAAGGCGAAAAGGTGCAGGCGATTGTGCCGGTGCGCAAGTTCGGTGGCTACTTCTGCCTCGTGTTTGCAACGAAGAAGGGCATCATCAACAAGATGGACCTCACGCTCTTTAGCCGTCCGCGTAAGGCTGGCGTCAATGCCATTAGCCTCGACGAAGACGATGAACTCGTGAAGGTGCAGCTCGTGGGCATGTCTGCCGAAGAATTCGAAGCGAGCAAGAACGCCTCTGATGACGATTCTGCAGAAGCCGTTGAAAACGCCGCAGAAGCTCAGGCTGCCGATGGTTCGACAGGCTCACCAACCGATGCTTCTGAAGAAGAATCTGGCGATGCCGAAGACTTCGCTAACCGCCCGATTCCGAAGGATCTCTTGATGATTGCGACCAAGAACGGCCAGGCGGTCACGTTCCCGATTAGCTGCTTCCGCGCTATGGGCCGTGGCACGCATGGTGTGAAGGGCATTACGCTCGCTGAAGGCGACGAAGTCATTTCGCTTTTGTGGCTCAAGGCTGGCAACAAGATTTTGACCATCACCGAAAAGGGTTATGGCAAACGTTCTGAACCAGGTTCTTACCGTGTGACCCGCCGTGGTAGCAAGGGTGTCCGCAACTTGAACGTCACCGACAAGATTGGTGCCGCCGTGTTCGTGGAAAGCGTCGCTGACGATTACGATTTGATCATCACGAGTAAGGATGGTCAGGTCATCCGCATCAAGGCTGCCGATATCCGCCTCACGGGCCGTAATGCCCAGGGCGTCAAGGCAATCACGCTGCGCGATGGTGACGTCGTGAAGGATGCAACAGCACTCCCGAGCGTCGAAGATATCGAACAGGATAGCGCTGACGCCAAGGAAACCTTCGACAAGGTCAAGGGCGTTGAAGTCGATGACGATTCCGTTGTAAAGGATGATGCTGAAAAGCAGGAAGTCGGTCCGACGGAAACTGAAGAATAA
- the surE gene encoding 5'/3'-nucleotidase SurE codes for MDKIRKIRVLITNDDGVGGVNLHALALALSDISDVYVFAPEDEQSGVGHAFTIRRGLRIQHVEAVPGKAKLPYEVYSVSGTPADCVKFAIGHFANYGLDDNTIVPEGFDVCFSGVNVGENSGVSSLYSGTVAGAREAALWGVPAVALSLRGLKGNLLQVAIDFARKIVSEKLFKKISRGVFWNVNFPKVKDDEFLGFKACTMDRGMFTDHYDHKDGLWFLDGEKLWSMAPEGSDDNLLDKGYATITPHRIDQTDEESLKVINEMLEGGGMI; via the coding sequence ATGGATAAAATACGGAAAATAAGGGTCCTCATAACGAACGACGATGGCGTTGGTGGTGTTAATCTGCACGCTCTCGCTCTTGCCCTGAGTGATATTTCCGATGTTTATGTTTTTGCTCCTGAAGATGAACAGAGTGGTGTCGGTCACGCCTTTACGATTCGTCGCGGGTTGCGCATTCAGCATGTCGAAGCTGTTCCGGGGAAGGCGAAGTTGCCGTACGAGGTTTACTCGGTTTCGGGTACTCCGGCAGACTGTGTGAAGTTTGCCATAGGGCATTTTGCCAATTACGGACTTGATGATAACACGATTGTTCCCGAAGGCTTTGATGTCTGTTTTTCGGGAGTCAATGTGGGCGAAAATTCTGGTGTGTCGTCGCTATATTCGGGGACGGTTGCCGGCGCCCGCGAAGCGGCCCTTTGGGGGGTGCCTGCGGTTGCGCTTTCGCTCCGTGGATTGAAAGGCAACCTGTTGCAGGTGGCGATTGATTTTGCACGTAAGATTGTTTCCGAAAAGTTGTTCAAGAAAATTTCCAGGGGCGTCTTCTGGAATGTGAATTTCCCGAAAGTCAAGGATGACGAATTTCTTGGCTTTAAGGCTTGCACGATGGACCGTGGAATGTTTACCGACCACTACGATCACAAGGATGGCTTGTGGTTCTTGGATGGCGAAAAGCTGTGGTCGATGGCTCCCGAGGGTTCGGACGATAACTTGCTAGATAAGGGCTATGCGACGATTACTCCGCACCGCATAGACCAGACCGATGAAGAAAGTTTGAAAGTAATAAATGAAATGTTGGAAGGGGGCGGAATGATTTAG
- a CDS encoding TrmH family RNA methyltransferase, which yields MKEPSKFKRLAELLRVIILQLGDDVPRARREFETYTEWLHLPESERLTGKNQAQMIDLYKTFRTRAGLGFERDVYLEQEPGDREVANEKPIPFAVLVHNLRSAFNVGSIIRSTDCFGLEGVHLSGYSCNPDHVTVKSAARGCQEWIPIKRWESPFDCIKWHKENGYEIIALETGEDIPSINNVTWPAKGLIVLGNEELGIAPEIMAEATMKVTIPMAGRKASMNVAGAFAIMAFCLRSNAK from the coding sequence ATGAAAGAGCCCTCCAAGTTCAAGAGGCTGGCCGAACTTTTACGAGTAATTATCTTGCAATTAGGCGATGACGTACCACGCGCCCGCCGTGAGTTCGAGACCTACACCGAATGGCTCCACCTGCCCGAATCCGAAAGATTGACAGGCAAGAACCAAGCACAAATGATTGACCTCTACAAGACTTTCCGCACTCGCGCAGGGCTTGGTTTTGAACGAGACGTTTATCTGGAACAGGAACCAGGCGACCGCGAAGTGGCTAACGAAAAACCGATTCCATTCGCGGTTCTCGTTCACAACTTGCGTAGCGCATTCAACGTCGGTTCCATCATCCGCAGCACAGACTGCTTTGGTCTCGAAGGAGTTCACTTAAGCGGCTACAGCTGCAATCCCGATCATGTAACCGTAAAAAGCGCCGCGCGCGGCTGCCAAGAATGGATACCCATCAAACGCTGGGAAAGCCCATTCGACTGCATCAAATGGCACAAAGAAAACGGCTACGAAATCATAGCTCTTGAAACCGGCGAAGATATTCCAAGTATAAATAACGTAACATGGCCCGCAAAAGGCCTTATCGTTCTCGGCAACGAAGAACTCGGCATCGCTCCCGAAATCATGGCCGAAGCAACCATGAAAGTCACCATCCCGATGGCTGGCCGCAAGGCAAGCATGAACGTTGCCGGCGCATTCGCGATCATGGCATTTTGTTTGCGCAGCAACGCGAAGTAA